In the genome of Phycisphaerales bacterium, one region contains:
- a CDS encoding Zn-dependent oligopeptidase, whose translation MTVLRRCLQMLGLPTLAAFGFAAALPALANDVPTDSPVAEALRKAEAAVAAIVSVPAADRTFDNTVGAIDDLLVRLRLETEFTQFMAYVSTDAAERERGRLAEEHVQNWLITLSKRVDLYEAVKAYAATEPQLAGEQARLLQHTLRDYRRAGMELPAEQRARLQELELEENRLVLEFQKNLRDDETRLPFTGDELRGVPEAVLTRLPRSGDLFLVGLDSPTYMAVQTFGEVENTRQKLYVSYKRLGGKRNVDLLERILKLRAQQAQLLGYPNIAAYVTEVRMAKSPETVLKFYEELRPVIRRKATADFAEFTAAKREHTGNPEAQVQAWDQFFYENWLKRTRYAVDGEKVQEYFPMDRVVQAVFDITQELFGLEYRDVTSTAAAGGRPIWHPDVKLYEVWDRAKQELLGEFYFDPYPRDNKYGHFAQFGLFPRKVWADGSVQRPLVALVCNFPPPSQERPALMTHSDVETYFHEFGHALHSLLTAVEYGSFSGTATALDFVELPSQMLENWVWDGDVLRTFAHHYKTGDPLPDDVLAAMLAARNVGSGITAERQVLYGLTDLRYHLSADGAVDSTALGLATWAETELFPPVPETYFQAGFGHLMHYHAGYYGYLWSKVYAQDMFAYFQEHGLLNPDAGQFYRQHVLSRGGAQDEMEMLKAFLGREPRLEPFLEHLGMDAVSSTQ comes from the coding sequence ATGACCGTACTACGACGCTGCCTTCAGATGCTCGGACTTCCGACTCTGGCAGCATTCGGCTTCGCGGCTGCCCTGCCGGCACTAGCGAACGACGTGCCCACCGATTCGCCTGTCGCAGAAGCCCTCCGCAAGGCGGAAGCGGCGGTCGCCGCCATCGTGTCCGTGCCGGCGGCGGATCGCACCTTCGACAATACCGTCGGCGCGATCGATGACCTGCTGGTACGCCTGCGGCTCGAGACCGAGTTCACACAATTCATGGCCTATGTTTCAACCGACGCCGCCGAACGCGAGCGCGGTCGGCTGGCTGAAGAGCATGTGCAGAACTGGCTCATCACGCTCAGCAAGCGCGTGGACCTGTATGAAGCGGTCAAGGCGTATGCTGCCACCGAGCCGCAACTCGCCGGCGAGCAGGCCCGGCTGCTCCAGCACACGCTCCGGGACTATCGCCGGGCCGGCATGGAGTTGCCGGCCGAGCAGCGGGCGCGGCTCCAGGAGCTGGAGCTCGAGGAAAACCGCCTCGTACTGGAATTCCAGAAGAACCTCCGCGACGACGAGACGCGTCTGCCGTTTACCGGTGACGAGCTGCGCGGGGTGCCCGAGGCGGTTCTCACACGACTGCCCCGCAGCGGCGACCTCTTCCTGGTCGGGCTCGACTCGCCGACCTACATGGCGGTGCAGACCTTCGGCGAAGTCGAGAATACGCGGCAGAAGCTCTACGTCTCTTACAAGCGCCTGGGCGGAAAACGCAATGTAGACCTGTTGGAACGCATCCTGAAGCTGCGTGCCCAACAGGCCCAACTTTTGGGGTACCCCAACATCGCGGCGTACGTCACCGAAGTGCGCATGGCGAAGTCCCCGGAGACGGTGCTGAAGTTCTACGAGGAGTTGCGGCCCGTGATTCGCCGGAAGGCGACCGCCGACTTCGCCGAATTCACCGCTGCCAAGCGTGAGCACACCGGCAACCCGGAAGCCCAGGTGCAAGCGTGGGACCAGTTCTTTTATGAAAACTGGCTCAAGCGCACGCGCTACGCGGTTGACGGGGAAAAGGTTCAGGAATATTTCCCCATGGACCGCGTCGTGCAAGCGGTCTTCGACATCACGCAGGAGCTGTTCGGCCTCGAATATCGCGATGTCACTTCTACGGCCGCGGCGGGGGGCCGCCCCATCTGGCACCCCGACGTGAAGCTTTATGAAGTCTGGGACCGCGCCAAGCAGGAGCTGCTGGGCGAATTCTATTTTGACCCGTATCCCCGGGACAACAAGTACGGCCACTTCGCCCAGTTCGGGCTGTTCCCGCGCAAAGTCTGGGCGGACGGCAGCGTGCAACGACCCCTGGTTGCACTGGTCTGCAACTTCCCCCCACCAAGCCAGGAACGTCCTGCGCTGATGACCCACTCGGACGTGGAAACATACTTCCACGAATTCGGCCACGCGCTGCACAGTCTTCTCACCGCCGTCGAATATGGCAGCTTCTCCGGTACGGCCACCGCGCTCGATTTCGTGGAACTGCCGTCTCAGATGCTCGAAAACTGGGTTTGGGATGGTGACGTGCTCCGAACCTTCGCACACCACTACAAAACCGGCGACCCCCTGCCGGATGATGTACTCGCTGCCATGCTCGCTGCCCGGAACGTCGGCTCCGGGATCACGGCAGAGCGGCAGGTGCTGTATGGCCTGACGGACCTGCGTTACCACCTATCTGCCGATGGTGCGGTTGATTCAACCGCACTCGGGCTTGCGACCTGGGCCGAGACGGAACTATTCCCGCCTGTACCTGAAACCTATTTCCAGGCGGGGTTCGGTCACCTTATGCATTACCACGCCGGGTACTACGGCTATTTGTGGTCAAAGGTATATGCCCAGGACATGTTCGCGTATTTCCAGGAGCACGGTCTCCTGAACCCGGACGCAGGGCAGTTCTACCGGCAGCATGTGCTGTCACGCGGTGGAGCGCAGGACGAGATGGAAATGCTCAAGGCGTTCCTCGGCCGTGAGCCCCGGCTGGAGCCGTTCCTGGAGCACCTCGGCATGGACGCAGTGAGTTCCACACAGTAG
- a CDS encoding tryptophanase, with protein MKTIIEPFRIKVVEPIRMTTRAEREPLLAAAGCNVFLIRAEDVLIDLLTDSGTGAMSSLQWAGIMRGDESYAGARSWFVLRDRIHTLTGFEHVLPTHQGRASERILFEIVGGPGKVVPNNNHFDTTRANIEHTGAEAVDLVIEEGRHPQVRHPFKGNMDLARLEALIRDVGRDRIPLVMVTVTNNSGGGQPVSLENLRAVRAICDRYKLPLFLDACRFAENAWFIRQREPGQGNRPIREIVREMFDLADGATISAKKDGIVNIGGLLLVRDAELIRKADELLILTEGYLTYGGMAGRDLEAMAQGFEEVVHEDYLHYRIRSTEYLGEKLLAAGIQIVEPPGGHAIYIDAKHFCPHIPPAQFPGQALVCGLYRQGGIRAVEIGSVMFGQGGRTPPMELVRLAIPRRVYTQSHIDYVIEATVELFAQRDHLRGLEIVTEPPSLRHFTARFREMS; from the coding sequence ATGAAGACCATCATCGAACCGTTCCGGATCAAGGTCGTCGAGCCGATTCGCATGACGACACGCGCGGAACGAGAACCCCTACTCGCCGCGGCCGGCTGCAACGTCTTCCTCATCCGTGCCGAGGATGTCCTCATCGATCTGCTCACCGACAGCGGCACCGGGGCGATGAGCAGTCTGCAGTGGGCGGGCATCATGCGCGGGGACGAGTCTTACGCCGGAGCCCGGAGCTGGTTCGTGCTGCGCGACCGGATCCACACACTTACCGGTTTCGAGCACGTGCTGCCGACCCACCAGGGCCGCGCAAGCGAGCGGATCCTCTTTGAAATCGTCGGCGGACCGGGGAAGGTCGTGCCCAACAACAACCATTTCGACACGACCCGAGCCAACATCGAGCACACCGGCGCCGAGGCGGTTGACCTGGTGATCGAAGAAGGCCGGCACCCGCAGGTGCGCCACCCGTTCAAGGGCAACATGGATCTGGCGCGGCTCGAAGCGCTGATCCGGGACGTCGGCCGCGACCGCATCCCCCTCGTGATGGTCACCGTGACAAACAATTCCGGCGGTGGGCAGCCCGTGAGTCTCGAGAACCTGCGCGCGGTCCGGGCCATCTGCGATCGGTACAAGCTGCCGCTCTTCCTCGACGCCTGCCGATTCGCCGAGAATGCGTGGTTCATTCGACAACGCGAACCCGGTCAGGGCAACCGCCCTATCCGCGAGATCGTCCGCGAGATGTTCGACCTTGCAGACGGCGCCACGATCAGCGCGAAGAAGGACGGTATCGTGAACATCGGCGGATTGCTGCTGGTGCGCGATGCTGAACTGATCCGCAAGGCCGACGAACTGCTCATCCTGACGGAGGGCTACCTGACCTACGGCGGCATGGCGGGGCGCGACCTGGAGGCGATGGCGCAGGGCTTCGAGGAAGTCGTCCATGAGGACTACCTCCACTATCGTATTCGCAGCACCGAATACCTCGGTGAAAAGCTGCTTGCCGCCGGTATTCAGATAGTCGAGCCCCCCGGCGGCCATGCCATCTACATCGATGCCAAGCACTTTTGCCCTCACATTCCGCCCGCCCAGTTCCCTGGGCAGGCGCTGGTGTGCGGGCTGTACCGGCAGGGCGGCATCCGCGCCGTGGAGATCGGCAGCGTCATGTTCGGCCAAGGCGGACGTACGCCCCCCATGGAACTGGTCCGGCTGGCGATCCCACGACGGGTGTACACGCAGAGTCACATCGACTATGTGATTGAAGCAACTGTCGAACTGTTCGCACAACGCGATCACCTGCGCGGGCTGGAGATCGTCACGGAACCACCCTCACTGCGACATTTCACGGCCCGATTTCGGGAAATGTCGTAA